Proteins encoded within one genomic window of Amycolatopsis sp. 2-15:
- a CDS encoding LLM class flavin-dependent oxidoreductase, whose protein sequence is MSSLRHGLYLPPFGPFGDPAALVELAVRAEAAGWDGVFLWDHVVPGAPPIADPWTTLAAIAQATSTILLGPMVTPPARRRPWVLARQASTVSRLSGGRLVLGTGLGSDETGDFSRFGEPLGPRSAKFDEALAIVRAVWSGTEVHHRGDHFHVDLDAAAPEPHPIPVWTAMSTDHPRVLARATTSDGIFPLAGPHPPAPEELSRLVTATRPADRPFDVAVAGNASPAWNHPPTIDLDALTAAGMTWWLESLIHFDPLDLSMEVVDAGPPLP, encoded by the coding sequence ATGAGCTCCCTTCGCCACGGCCTTTACCTGCCGCCGTTCGGACCGTTCGGCGACCCGGCGGCCCTGGTCGAGCTCGCCGTGCGGGCCGAGGCCGCCGGCTGGGACGGGGTGTTCCTGTGGGACCACGTCGTGCCCGGCGCGCCGCCGATCGCTGACCCGTGGACCACGCTCGCCGCGATCGCCCAGGCGACCAGCACGATCCTGCTCGGCCCGATGGTCACGCCCCCGGCGCGGCGCCGCCCGTGGGTGCTCGCTCGCCAGGCCTCGACCGTCAGCCGGCTCTCGGGCGGACGGCTCGTCCTCGGCACCGGCCTCGGCTCCGACGAAACCGGCGACTTCAGCCGCTTCGGCGAACCCCTCGGCCCCCGCTCGGCGAAGTTCGACGAGGCCTTGGCGATCGTCCGCGCCGTCTGGTCGGGCACCGAGGTGCACCACCGCGGCGACCACTTCCACGTCGACCTCGACGCCGCTGCTCCCGAACCCCACCCCATCCCCGTCTGGACCGCGATGTCCACCGACCACCCGCGCGTCCTCGCCCGCGCCACCACGAGCGACGGCATCTTCCCCCTCGCCGGCCCCCACCCGCCGGCACCGGAGGAGCTGTCCCGCCTGGTCACCGCCACGCGCCCGGCCGACCGCCCCTTCGACGTCGCCGTGGCCGGCAACGCCAGCCCCGCCTGGAACCACCCCCCGACGATCGACCTCGACGCACTGACCGCGGCGGGCATGACGTGGTGGCTGGAGTCGCTCATCCACTTCGACCCCCTCGACCTCTCGATGGAGGTCGTCGACGCCGGGCCGCCGCTGCCCTGA